From the Acidimicrobiia bacterium genome, one window contains:
- a CDS encoding OB-fold domain-containing protein, which translates to MTRTRVPAVDGWFTMDEAAPALIGARGVDSGSYFFPKAVATSANPAAPFEEREDVALSRRGRVWSYTTNHYKPPAPYVAADPFEPYTVLAVELEQEQMIVLGPLATGADPEQLRVGMEVELVLGPLYSDDDHEYVVWQWAPVA; encoded by the coding sequence ATGACGAGGACCCGGGTACCCGCGGTCGACGGCTGGTTCACGATGGACGAAGCCGCGCCCGCGTTGATCGGCGCGCGCGGCGTCGACAGCGGCAGCTACTTCTTCCCGAAGGCCGTCGCGACCTCCGCGAATCCCGCGGCGCCGTTCGAGGAACGCGAAGACGTGGCGCTCTCGCGGCGCGGTCGCGTGTGGTCGTACACGACGAACCACTACAAGCCGCCGGCGCCGTACGTCGCCGCCGACCCCTTCGAGCCGTACACCGTGCTCGCGGTCGAGCTCGAACAGGAGCAGATGATCGTGCTCGGCCCGCTCGCGACGGGCGCCGATCCGGAGCAGCTGCGCGTCGGGATGGAAGTGGAGCTCGTGCTCGGCCCGCTCTACTCGGACGACGACCACGAGTACGTGGTGTGGCAATGGGCGCCGGTCGCATGA